The DNA region TATGTTTATTCATGCATTCATTATTTAGTTCAGTAGTctatttggtctttttttttttttttgtgggagtacgtgtttgaatgatttgtgaaaacctttgtttaaaaaaaaaaaaaaaaaaacttatggcatttaagctagcggacttttgcaatgcaagttagccaagtgttcttttgttgtacttagctcctcatttagttattttttatattgtttgtggctgagctcaggtattttaatttagttttaaatgcatttattgctcttgtaaaatgaaagtgcaattctataTCATTTGAAGAAACTCTAAGGACAGTATTTCATTTTGGCATTTTTGTAAGTGCAATCCAAGGAAGCCAAAATAAATCTTATTATATGCATAAACACATTGTTGTACAATTTAAATCTCAAGTTTATTCTGCAAAGCAGGATAAATTTGTAATCCGAatgctcgattatttgaactacaaaataaattaatcgactacttaaATAATCTGTAGCTACTGCCCTATCAATACATCACAGAGTTTGTCTCAAAGTTACAACGTTTAAGTGATAAAATACTGAAATTGCAAGcttgatttgaaaaaaatatatatgggagGGGGAACAAAACTGTCAAAATGTCATTCACAGGACAAACACTTTTTACTTGGGATCTGTCATGCACTTACATGTACTCTGCGTCTGTGTGGGTGTCCTCAACAGATATTCCGAGTAGCACACACAGTCCCTGACCGATTGAACTGATCGTTTCGCCTCCCACTGCAGGAAAAACGAAGAAAAAGTTGATGTCAGAGTCAGGTTCATGTGAGAACGAATGAGCAAGCATGAAAGAGTCCTGAATAGCAGACATTCTTCCAAATCATACATccgatgttttcatttttccaTCTGCCTCCTAAGGTTAAATGCATTTCCAACTTAAATCCATAAATATTGTCTTTGATTTTTGTTTAACTGCTGTCCTAAATCGCGCCAATGCTAACCCAACCTAGCTCACGTTAGCTTAACATGCATTCAAGATGCCATTGAATGTATCCAATACGCCGACACAAAGTAAGACACAGTGTTATCTTTCAAATCAACGGAACTGTTCACCTGTCACAGATGCCCTGGTAACTCTTTGGATGATCGCTTTCATTGTTTTGGCGATGTTTCACAAGGCATTGACACCTCTAGTTAGTAGTACACGAACACAAGGCTTGAAAGCGAAAACTCCGTTGTCGCCCTCAAGCGGCCTCTTGCGGAATTTTACTCACTTAACATTACAGTCCATATCGTTTATGGGTGGGTTACGTTCTAAAAACAGTAAGTAAACCCACGAAGCAGAGAATGTTTGAATTTAGAAATACCACATTAGTTAAACTATAGACAGTCTATTTACTTGACGTTTGTCCGCCCTTTGAAATGTCCACTTGTGTGAGGGTGTTTTAACGCAACTCCTACTTTCGCTTTACTTTTAGTAATCATTTGCATATTGGTACAACAGACTCGACGGCTGTGGATTATAGTGcgttttgttgttgtgtgtgaATGTCAAATGGCCGCAATAAATAAACCATTCTAGTGGAATGGTGGTGTGAATCAGTCCTAAAAGCACTAACTGCCCCTGTAGTTTGATCATTAGAATCTTAATACTGGATCAGTACTCTTGAATTTACACAAAAAAGCACTCTTGAGTTAACAGCACTCCCAGATGGCAGACCGACATTGATTAAACGTTGATTTCACataaaaatcatcagtatggttgccaTCGAAATTTTCGATGTCatgtgacgttgaaacaacgttgttctatggtatgtcaggcgatggttgggttaacattgttttatagttgaactaatgttgacaaatagttatgATTGactgggaaatatgattgaaaagtcattgaattatggatgagcgggcgttttggtcgaaaacttaaaatggatttagcGTTGTTCCAAGATGATTAATTATCGAAAAAtgatataagatcgacagcggaatgttgatccaacatcttttaaacgtcggtctgctatctgggctgTAAATGAAGGAAGACGTGTCAAGCTTTCAAAGGCCACGTACAATGGCACTGACTTATCAATGACTGACAACTGTCTATTTGTTGGGGAGATAACTGaaaatactgtacagtacatACTGACTGTGTACATTACTAACTTTATTAGCATAAATTGAATAGTCTGTGCATATGCATATATGACATCAGACCAAAGGCTGGTTGACCGGGTACAACAGAAAACCCTGTcttttttattgatgccaagaaGCAGACCATGCCGATTTTGACAGAGATTCATTTCACATCTGTTTGTGAAAGTATGCCAACCTCTTTGCACGGTGAGTGCATGACAATCCAAAAGAAAATGGTAGCTTTCTTGGAGCTGGAAAGGTCATACCATTTAATTTGATTAAATCTTtgcagaaatgtaaaaaaaaaaaaaaaaaaaaaaaaaaaaaaacttttcatccTAAGTGTCTTCCAGACAACTCCAAGGATTCCATTTTAACTGTCTCCAGTTCCAGGACCACCAGTGAATGACTGAATGAAATTTTGGATCCTTGTTGTGTACGGCACAAAGTCCTTTTTGTAGATGATGATGGTTTTTGTGTGCTCAGTCTCATATAAGACTTCATTTGGATTCTTCctctcttctttttttctttcctcactTTTAGCTGAGTCTGAAATGATAAAGTAGAGAATCTAAatgacaaaccattacaacgtcattCATAAATGAAGCTCAGTTCATTGTTAAATAAGGACACGCTGACAAACGCtaccaaaaaatgtttaaacatcgccactaAAGTAAACGTTTACAACAGGAAGCAAAATTAATGATTTCAGAGAACTCCGAGGTCTCTGTACCTCAGCTTAAAGAACTCTCTCAtttataaattattgaaaactaTACATGCAAAGCTATGTTGATCGACAATACCCGCAATAAAACCTGCACCCTTGTAGCATCGCCTTACCTGTGCTTTTCTGTCCGCTTGTGAAATGAAAATATGCAAAAGAGCCAATCATTGTCCACACACCTAGGGCGTAAACCCTAGACGCAGTTTTGTTCCACTTTATTAAGttctttaaagtcatttttgcaTTCGAAACAGCTGTATTTTGAAAGGAAATTGAGTTATGATGGCTTGACCTAACGCGACTAGGGTGCCGCCATGTCAGTCTAACCCGGAAGTAAACAATCCACGGAGGTTCTATGGCACATTTCATTGCAACATGATTGGCTAGAGGACTTCGATCACTATAACATGATTGGCTCTTGCATTCTGGTGGCTCACACCCACACCCAACTGCTTCGAGAGTTGGCTTTGGCTGCTTCCTTACAGGAAAATAATTAGGAGATCCGTTTAGCGTGGCGGCTTTATTTTAAAGATCCACAAACTGTAACCAATCATCACCCTACACATACCAAATGTAACAATTATTTTTGTCCGAATGTGATGCCTACAGCACATGGTACCCTGGGCGacaagtgcccccccccccccccccccccaacacaacaacaacaatggtTCACCGTCAAAACACAGCGCAGGAGTTACACTGAGCACAACCCAACAACCAAAACACAGTATTTGCAAAGATTGTGGCTTTTTATAATGCCATCAAACCAGTTGAAACTGCACAACAATAAATATGTGCAAAATAATATTCATTTAACACCGCAAACATTAatgaaatattatataatacagAAAGTGTGGAAGATTCTACTTGTGACTAGTTGGCTCATATGTGTTGATCACTACAGGGGCTCCTGTTACAGAACACTGAAGATtaaatcaaatacttttttgggcTCATGTGCAagtcactagccacgtttacatgctgacttttattcataccgattcaaatcattccgaatggaaatttcagatcagctgtttacatgtcacttcatctattccgatcgagcgtttacatgtgactgcctttattccgaaaagacgtttgacaactggcgTCTGACATGcgtagattaatcaaaacaaagcgtcacgttgcaaaacatggagatcgatcgtcggagtgctgctgttttaactttaacccacttgttgtgtttgtggggtcgtatccgcttctgctgttttgctcttttgccttgtagtagccggttttccaccggtttctaatctggtcaacgctccggtctattccggcttcgtgtaacctctcgtgaacttttttaaatagttcactgttcctcgttttacgcccgtctaagcgaccaATTATATtccattcttttaaagtttgaattaaatacaatctttccgccagactccaattaggtgcgctgtgcttggaagccatgttgcaagtgacgttacatacgtcacaaagtgacgtcaccacgtcagtacggagcatgtgcagaaagaacgcaaccagacaccattccgcttccctgtttacatgatataattttacttctaatcggtttgggaaaaggaatattccactcctgtgaatcggaatgaaattccattcggtttgggcctgttcattccgaatgaggtgtttatatggaacacatttattcggtttgaacaaatattccgattgtaatgggaatatttggctccatgtaaacgtggcaaatgtttcctctaatttttcacgtgtctgagcagacacacaagctcacTGACCAAACTGAGGACcagtgtgagcaacatcagatgtgtacgctatggccacacaccagtatcacacCTGTTCAAAACCTCAGATCATAGCAAGTTAAAGGTCTtgttaaaataatgaaaatacagcagcaatttgcattagtttacttttaatacaACTGATTTGGTCCACTTAAGATGAAAAGGACAAAAGTCTCATTCATCATGAGATGCATACAATGTTATATGAGAGAGTCCCGCTATAACCATGAgaagagtcctgctttggctTGGAAAAGGTCCAATTGTAGCATAGGTGAGTTAAtagataaaacataatgaacagccgcaatgggagtatatcaaactcccacattaaaactgttcagacaataaggacactcaagattcctattcttCTTGTCCAAGCAGCTACTTTGGCTTGATTAGTGTAGTATCGCTGCCCGTTCCTTTCACCATGATAAGGGTTTAGCATTTGCTGTACTCCGCTGCACTGTTGTTGGCTAGCTAACTTGCAAGGCACGTATGGGCTGCATAGCGTGAGTGAAGTGAACGGTGTCACATTATTGGTTAGACACCTTTTGCTCACTGAGTTACGTTGCAAAATGGtcgagaaaacattttttttttgtctaataaactagattatatcagttctaaaattagatattCATTAATACTGTAGCGCTTGAAAAACTGGCAGCGGAATGTTGCTTCCGTATATGAGCACAGGAGTCTAGCTCACTTTTGACGCTTTATTTTTCTCCGCACATATCCAGGTCATGCACCTCACAACTGTATAAAACCGTGGTGTAGTAACCCACCAATGGGAGCACCGCGTTACCGTAGCGAACACACCAATAAGAGTGTTGCCTTGGCATATGGAAcgcaccaatgggagcgtcgcgttgcTGTATCAAACGCACCAATATGAGTGTTGTGCTGCGGCACCGACAGTAGTCCTAGTGACACTacaatacgtttctgttgaattttattttgtgcaatgcattatttttcttgtgtgcagagTTTGTGCAAGCAGTGCGCAATTGCGCATGTGCGCagtttagagggaacattggtgcAGGTGTGCATACATCAGTGTtggttttggcagcccttttaatttttgtcttagtcttcggcttttagacaaaaatacttttagtcgacagttactcaaaatgttttcgtatgtaaaattaaaaagttttactccaagaatgaataaatgtttccaacaattttgaatgaacatagacagatgACATATAGtaacgtctacaaggacaatgccaactttgtgatgataatacacactgagcaggaaaagtagtacattattttcaattaagccTACCTAGAAGTTGTCCGGGCGTTTAACATCCtctagacttactgaccagaaaagccaagtggctctggTTTAGACTGGCCAGTCTTTAAAGAGGACGATCACTATTCTGAAGccaatgctaacgtgaatgctacgTTAACGCTAGAAGTAATATTTAgcatctgatgatcactcagtgtagacctttaaaggctaaagcaacattccatattctctcttgccaagataagaaaacaaatcttaccgtgtttccaaGGAAGCAGGATGGAGCGCAGCCTTGCTTGAGATATATGATTGAGATACATACATAAACTCCCGTGAGGAGGGAGAGGTGCAGCACatttcacatgagtgacacaacccaaacactgctacgatgcaagatgacatgaaaatgtcacgcattttgaacatatgacagaaataaTGTCACATTTTAGtttcgtcagatgaaaactggcattggtctcgttatgttctagtgtcccgagccacgtttttagctcatcatcctcaagttatcatcatgaaaaaattgttcgtcaacgaaatattttcattattttctttgttgacgaaaacaacattggCATACATGTACACACTTTTAGTATCTGGTCTATAACAGACAGACATATAGCCAACATTCACAGACCTCTTCGTGTGTTTAGCCTATTGAACATTAAACCACATCATTTTAAAGATAAACCAACTATAGTGAACATTTGCACGCTATCTCAATTCAAACCTCTCCTTTCACTACTCACATTATTTTGATATAATTATAACAGTTGTAGCTGATAAAAACAAGCTACCGTAACAACTATGAAGTTAGGAGTgtgaacaatttaaaaaaaaaaaaaaaaaaacgggcactaaaacacatttaacacaGTAATTCCTCCACCTGGCATTGTGAGGAATGTTCACCATCTATGTGCAGCGCCTTTAATTCACTTTACAAGGCATTCTCACATCATTATTGAAAGAGCAGACACATGAACTGGGAAACACACAACTAAAAATAAAAGCGTGAGCAGTTTCCAAAATTAAAGTGCATCTCTAAATAGAAAGTAAATGAATCAAACATCTAAACTATTAAACAACTTGAAGTATTCTTAACAGAAGACCATTGTTAAAagtatacaaatacagtacaaataTAACTAGgtcaaatattcaagtaaaaaagaaaaaagattatTTGCACATTAAGAATCAAAGTCAACCTTATGTGAGTGACACTGTTACCGGATCCAATCACCGTTCTCAGCTTCTTCTCCTTTTGGGTTGTGTACAGACAGTAACTGCGGTCTGCATGGGGCATCCTTTCAACACTAGGGGCGTCAAttataatacaggtagtccctgggttatgaacaagttccattcctacgctggcgacataacccgCATTTCCGTGTGCAGTAAGTAGCTATTAAACctttaaatacccctaaatctcaaaataaccattCAAAAAGTCTGattattgtattattgattATAAAAGTTTGAAGTATTGTatattgtttaatgatggaggatatactgctctctggtggcagcgttgggtctggctggactgtcgccttgtatgactgaggagcagactcggATGTCTGacgtggataaaggatagctgcgctgtggtttggcccacatcaggCTTTAAGTTGTCTCAGCTAATCTGTGGTTATGTATGCAATTGTGATTGAGTTTAGCGCTACACTTTCTGTGTAAGCCATTTGCCATTAGAATTGttaatacgttagcatttgtagcatttaagatggcggacttttgctaggcaAATAAGccaaatttaatctactaaatttacatattgatcagacctagatggatgtttgaacaccatttttttttgcaaaagtgttttattgttaaaatgcgtatCATTTTGAACAAAATGGTACATATGTTTGTtatagctttacaaattgtcaaaaatgaataaagtaaaagcttcaaaaagcacaattgccttgtttgctgtctgtaaaactGAACAATTTCACGTTTAGatcacgtcatattaataaagtgaaGTAAAAATTAAGATACTgttaggtacaataaggtactgtttatgcgacataaaaaaaaaaaaaaaaacgacaggaGACCAAATGGCGGTCGAGACTCTGGCGTTGAAAAAGTCACGAAATCGCGTGTGATATGTAGTCAAGTAGTTGCTTTGTTAGCTATTTATTTGTGCTGTTTTGCGATGGGTTTAATGCAGAGATACGTAGGTATGatcaatacatttttcaaattttacaagTGCACGTTAACAAGACTTGCCCAAAACAACCATCAGGGACGCACGTGGTCCTATGCAATGAAcagaaatttatttatttatttattattattattattatttttttttttttttacctgtcctgttcagctgtttgacactgagaatggaagtctgagtgtccggttggtctgaacagttttaatgtttcacattgagagtatgacatactcccattttgATCAttcacatacctcgtttattatgacaaaacatcaaataggaaggggttgtgggggaacagaagaaaagaaacacaaacaacaacaagaaatacattgaacttctacactaactactaacatgttggtgctatcgtcagctagatgtatttccggttgacaccatgtagagggcctgttgaccagggaaagaaggggatggGGTgagtaagctaagtgattgaaaggggaagaatttacacaaatcagctttGTTATCTAGAACCCAGAAATCATGTGAATCCctcgtgagtgtaagcccgtgggGGACCGacccttgcctggcacggccagactgttctccctgtgtttttcaaacactgagagtatagtctgggacccagcccattaaccgcctctcgagcaagtacaaaatcaatcgacaaatcagattcgtttgtttgcgtgacgtgttcttaacgagcaacgtcactcttccgcgtcggaagtcgtctccacaacaacacagatggcgaacgggagagccaataatatgttccaatccacggtaaagtcatttttaaattaccaaaaacacatcgacacaagtcattgacaacagtctgtctcgcgctagccatgttgaataaactccgctttcCTCATATGTTTACCTCCGCgcacaagtccctcgtcccgcccgtcgctgattggtccactccgctgtctgtttgctgtggcttgctccgccctggaaaatgtatccgcttaatggtggccaggctcaatagctggaacagcggtgagtctggagtaccaggcaagACCGACCCCCCGCCACCCCCCCCGCCAATCCTGGCACCAGGAACAGAAATTTAGAGGTATTTTAGATTTACGCCTCCTGTTGCATACCTCGAAATTATTATTAGCTAAAtctcagaaaaaaaagaaactatgTGTTGAACAACTTTGTATTTTTACTACTATACAGTGATGGGGGGGAAACACTGAAACAAAATCGCAGTTGCTTGTTACTCTGTTGCTGTAattgtcattttgtctctgtcattctctctctctctctctctctctctctctctctctctctctctctctctctctctcagccAGTCACACTCTTTTTGCTCATCACTAAATCCCGGGGGGTAAAATGGAAAATCATTGATCTCTAATTTCCTTCCAAAAGTGTTAGTTCAGAGTTCATTTCGAATATTAGCTAAAAGCTTTGTTttagggatgtgggaggaaaccggaaacCAGGAGAAAAACTTACGCAGCACCGGGAGTAACATACAAACTCCAACAAGACGGCCGGAATTGAGCCCTTGACCTCAGAACTATGagacagatgtgctaaccacttacTACAGTACTACCCTCATTTAAGTTCAGatatttaacaaaataaaacttgTAAACGTGTGTAACCTGCTAAACCGTCTTTGAATTCTGTTTTATGTTTGCCTCTCTTCTCTCTTCATTTAGCATGACAATTCAACATCTGTAAACAAATTTATGATATGAAATTATGGATTCATTACAAAACCTGTAAGTCAAGGAAGCCGATGGATGCCCTTCGAATTAAGAGAGGGCACATGTTACCTCACCCTTCTCCATTTTACATATGGTTAAGTAATTCAGTAACCATGTTATGTTTGAATATTTTTAGCGGTGCATTAATGTTTTGTCTAGTACTGTGGTGAATTTTGGCAGGCGCATACTATACACGCACCACAGAGCAAGAGGCTCAATTCACTCAATGACGCAAATAAATGGCCATCAGATGTCAAAGTACTTTGAGGAAAAACTGATGACAGAGAGACTATGCTTTAATATTGATGAATGGGGGAAATGACTCGGTCAACTAGGATTTCATTTAGGGCATAGTGGTGGGAATCTATTTAAATATGCACACATACCTGAGGATTGTTTGATGCTGAAGAAGTTTGATTTGTATTTAGATTGTGTTGGAAAACTGGAAATACAGTCAGGTGGAACATGAGACCAAGAGAATTGAGAAAATTTTAAGAAACTGGAAATACAGTCAGGTGGAACATAAAGACCAAgagaattgagaaaaaaaaagaaaaaaacattacatgGGAGTCAAGTTGTCTCCCGGGCAAGATAGGACAAGATAGAGCAGTGGTAATGAGCCAGACAGTGCTATTCGTGTGTGGTAGGCGTGTCTATACACCTAAACACCTGTAAAAATGTAGTGCAAGTGAGAAGACACTTAAGGAATATAGCAAAATCATAGCAATGGGAGAGTTACACCACACCCAGTGACTCAGTCACATAAGTATCTGTTCAAAGAAATGATAGACAATGAATCTCATATGCACATTAGTCATCAAAAGTGTGGTTCCAGGCATAAGAACGAAGGGTAATTTCAACGTCAAACCGGTCTGTGTGAAATCAGGAAGTACATGACTGGCTGTAGAAGAGGATTGGCTGGGGACCTTAGataaataaaaccaaaataataCACAATCCAGTGGTTCTGAAACTTTTCATTACTAATGTCACCTAAAAATTATTGAGCACTCAAAGTACAGGTAATCCAGGGGTTACGACGTAACCAATTTACGTGATTTCTACTTTCCGACGCCAGGgtatcatctgctcttttgtcgccagtcttttttaaatgttttaatttttttaaaataatgttgacttttgttttgtgatacatgcttttgttttggcgcaggaagcatagagcaggtaaTACTTCCTCACGCGAGTTAGAGTGCATGTATACACGAAGAAGAAAGTATTTGTGCACACACGTCcttgatctgatgggaggaggaattggtttgctcagtggaatgtTGACTCATGCtcggtatgagggaatacaagagACCAATGGGCAGTGCAGCCTCAAACTTTGACCTGTTTatgaaacatgctgtcaaaatgagaagaatttggAATGGGTATTTGCCAAATTATTAGCTATTAGGTATAGTGGTcttgaattagaaaaaaaatgctttattatcTAAATCTGAAGgtttcggtgaatccacatgtgaagctTGTGGTGTTCGGTACCTTTTTGATATAcgtaagcgctcagggccagcctGGAATCTCGACTCCCTGTATGGCTCCGAGAAAATCTGacgacttggatgaaataaaatcatcGATTCAGAAATTGCAGGTCACCATGACCGACTTGATTCAAAGGCAAAATCAAGAAATCTCCAGCTCCAGCTACTGCGGGCTGAAAatgagaaactcaagcaggcggtcgaggagagagatgttcgcatcaaaaGGCT from Corythoichthys intestinalis isolate RoL2023-P3 chromosome 8, ASM3026506v1, whole genome shotgun sequence includes:
- the LOC130920482 gene encoding small integral membrane protein 26-like translates to MKCAIEPPWIVYFRVRLTWRHPSRVRSSHHNSISFQNTAVSNAKMTLKNLIKWNKTASRVYALGVWTMIGSFAYFHFTSGQKSTDSAKSEERKKEERKNPNEVLYETEHTKTIIIYKKDFVPYTTRIQNFIQSFTGGPGTGDS